The following coding sequences are from one bacterium window:
- a CDS encoding ABC transporter substrate-binding protein encodes MTDARRGMTRRRFFQVAGASTAAVAGGLWRTERRTVTAAPNVTLNFWNGLTGPDGRVMEGLVNDFMSANRNVKIEQQQMAWTDFHTKMLTAVPAGQGPDVAIMHTYEVPRYVEVGAVTEFTDADLKTLDLQQKDFNPKAWEGGIHKGKRYSVPLDIHCMCMYINNPMFKAAGLWDGNKPKVPGTMEEYLAAAKTLTKGDQYGTGWLQRGAPWAYQMFLWQNGGDLFDAAGEPTLNSPAALEVAQFLQDLNKKYHYTAEGITSTADAFRTGKFGMVIHGDWNIPAFVSAKMDFTVAHAPRLFKTRAVWAGSHQFYLPAQRRPDETKRQAAIGFIKWISDHSLAWTQGGHIPARTALAKTPGFQSRKQAILVEDTPVWRFMPAAPKILVEESTLPVALEKIFLGNATPKEALEAVNAEIKRARV; translated from the coding sequence ATGACGGACGCGAGACGGGGAATGACCAGGCGAAGGTTTTTCCAAGTGGCCGGAGCGTCCACCGCGGCGGTGGCGGGGGGCCTGTGGCGCACGGAGCGGAGGACGGTGACCGCCGCCCCGAATGTGACCCTGAACTTTTGGAACGGGCTCACCGGCCCGGACGGCCGCGTCATGGAGGGGCTGGTCAACGACTTCATGTCCGCGAACCGAAACGTCAAAATCGAGCAGCAGCAGATGGCGTGGACCGATTTTCACACTAAGATGCTCACGGCAGTGCCGGCCGGGCAGGGACCAGACGTCGCGATCATGCACACGTATGAGGTGCCCCGGTACGTAGAGGTCGGTGCCGTGACGGAGTTCACGGATGCCGACCTCAAGACTTTGGATCTCCAGCAGAAGGACTTCAACCCCAAGGCCTGGGAGGGGGGAATCCACAAGGGCAAGCGCTACTCTGTGCCGCTGGACATCCACTGCATGTGCATGTACATCAACAACCCCATGTTCAAGGCCGCGGGCTTGTGGGATGGGAACAAACCCAAGGTCCCAGGGACAATGGAAGAGTACCTCGCGGCCGCGAAAACCCTCACCAAGGGCGACCAATACGGGACGGGGTGGCTACAGCGGGGCGCTCCGTGGGCGTACCAGATGTTCCTCTGGCAGAACGGCGGCGACCTCTTCGACGCGGCCGGCGAACCGACCCTCAACAGCCCGGCGGCGCTGGAGGTGGCGCAGTTCCTCCAGGACTTGAACAAGAAATACCATTACACGGCGGAGGGGATCACCAGCACGGCGGACGCGTTCCGCACAGGCAAGTTCGGCATGGTGATCCACGGCGACTGGAACATCCCGGCGTTCGTCTCGGCGAAGATGGACTTCACGGTGGCGCACGCGCCCCGGCTGTTCAAGACCAGAGCGGTGTGGGCCGGGTCCCACCAGTTCTACCTGCCCGCCCAGAGGAGGCCGGACGAGACGAAACGCCAAGCCGCCATTGGGTTCATCAAGTGGATCAGCGACCACAGCCTCGCCTGGACGCAAGGCGGGCACATCCCCGCGCGGACTGCGCTCGCAAAGACGCCGGGATTCCAGTCCAGGAAGCAGGCGATCCTGGTCGAGGACACCCCGGTCTGGCGGTTCATGCCCGCGGCCCCGAAAATCC